A DNA window from Halomicrobium mukohataei DSM 12286 contains the following coding sequences:
- a CDS encoding glycosyltransferase family 87 protein — MTDERTAVRATLAATIVAGLVYLLAVPLLRPAQVAVATDVYYHAGTTLLAGGDPYAVTPPSHPTFHYIYPPLVLLAFVPHVLTGSPLGAYLFQTALTLVTAAVLAAVIVRAIEDAGVALARRDRLLVGGVVLASVHSVPVLVMGQVNLQLALAIAVGARLLAGGRELRAGAAFALAGAVKLFPAVVGLWLLAQRSWRAVGAAIATGLGTIAAGLVVFGVGPTRTFFTEVLPGERQAEAFSGGLDPSAMFVTIRRPLAALAPELSPDALAGVALALLVPVVLASLRDLRSEVGRLVGLLATLLAALAYLPLEPFYYSLLYYPLLVVLYRLPPGRVRGLFLAGTLGLSAIVSYPSVEQLLVVAPLSPETAATLAATARALFSIAQPPLVGVVLLFAGCVYWHHEHAARGSEAAEPTERPTTK; from the coding sequence GTGACCGACGAGCGCACAGCGGTGCGGGCGACGCTCGCGGCCACGATCGTCGCGGGACTGGTCTACCTGCTCGCCGTGCCGCTGCTTCGCCCCGCACAGGTGGCGGTCGCCACCGACGTGTACTACCACGCCGGCACGACGCTGCTGGCCGGCGGGGACCCCTACGCCGTGACGCCCCCGTCCCATCCGACCTTTCACTACATCTATCCGCCGCTGGTGTTGCTGGCGTTCGTCCCGCACGTCCTGACCGGGAGCCCGCTGGGTGCGTACCTGTTCCAGACCGCGCTCACCCTCGTGACGGCTGCCGTCCTCGCGGCGGTGATCGTCCGTGCCATCGAGGACGCCGGTGTCGCGCTGGCCCGGCGGGACCGCCTGCTCGTGGGCGGGGTCGTCCTCGCCTCGGTCCACTCGGTGCCGGTGCTGGTGATGGGACAGGTGAACCTCCAGTTGGCCCTGGCGATCGCCGTCGGCGCGCGACTGCTGGCCGGTGGCCGTGAGCTGCGTGCCGGCGCGGCCTTCGCGCTGGCCGGGGCGGTGAAGCTGTTCCCGGCCGTGGTCGGGCTCTGGCTCCTGGCCCAGCGGTCCTGGCGTGCCGTCGGCGCTGCGATCGCGACCGGACTCGGGACGATCGCGGCCGGTCTGGTCGTGTTCGGCGTCGGGCCGACACGAACCTTCTTCACCGAAGTCCTCCCCGGCGAGCGGCAGGCCGAGGCCTTCTCCGGCGGTCTCGATCCGTCGGCGATGTTCGTGACGATTCGGCGTCCCCTGGCTGCACTTGCCCCGGAGCTGTCTCCCGACGCGCTCGCCGGCGTCGCACTGGCGCTGTTGGTCCCGGTCGTGCTGGCGTCGCTCCGGGACCTGCGAAGCGAGGTCGGCCGCCTGGTCGGGCTCCTCGCGACGCTGCTGGCCGCGCTCGCGTACCTGCCACTGGAGCCGTTCTACTACTCGCTGCTGTACTACCCGCTGCTGGTCGTCCTCTATCGTCTGCCGCCGGGGCGCGTCCGCGGGCTCTTTCTCGCCGGGACGCTCGGACTCTCCGCGATCGTCTCTTATCCGTCGGTCGAGCAGCTGCTGGTCGTCGCACCGCTCTCGCCCGAGACCGCCGCGACGCTAGCGGCGACGGCACGTGCGCTGTTCTCGATCGCTCAGCCGCCCCTCGTCGGCGTCGTCCTCCTCTTTGCCGGCTGCGTGTACTGGCACCACGAACACGCCGCCCGCGGGTCCGAAGCGGCCGAGCCGACGGAGCGTCCGACTACGAAGTGA
- a CDS encoding type IV pilin — MTTVGGRGDRGVSPVVGVVVLVAIAVILAATISVFALQFGDRGQEPAPSVAMTAQYDERTTPNGQYFRLTVRSGDRIETRQLSLQLRGAVDSTGTSVAVDESADPLGTQAGTVLDAGDTVSIGANQVTPTPSSGAHLDLSDAEIRLVWDPQEPDREGSAIIWRWEPTR, encoded by the coding sequence ATGACGACCGTGGGTGGTCGAGGTGACAGAGGCGTCAGTCCCGTCGTCGGCGTGGTGGTACTGGTCGCGATCGCGGTGATCCTCGCGGCGACGATCAGCGTCTTCGCACTCCAGTTCGGTGACCGTGGCCAGGAGCCCGCTCCGTCGGTCGCGATGACGGCACAGTACGACGAACGGACGACGCCGAACGGTCAGTACTTCCGTCTCACCGTCCGGAGTGGCGACCGGATCGAGACTCGCCAGCTGTCGCTGCAGCTCCGTGGTGCCGTCGACTCGACGGGCACGTCCGTCGCGGTCGACGAGAGTGCCGATCCATTGGGGACACAGGCCGGCACGGTCCTCGATGCGGGCGACACGGTCTCGATCGGTGCGAACCAGGTGACACCGACTCCGTCGTCGGGTGCGCACCTCGATCTCAGCGACGCCGAAATCCGTCTGGTCTGGGACCCACAGGAGCCCGACCGCGAGGGGTCGGCGATCATCTGGCGCTGGGAGCCGACTCGTTGA
- a CDS encoding glutathione S-transferase family protein gives MNMLVDGEWRTDAYQTTNEDGEFERGTTSFRDRIEDDPDARFQPEAGRYHLYVCLACPWAHRTLLVRSLKGLEDAISVDYVDPFRGDDGWQFTPEKAGCTEDSVNGSDYLREVYQAADSGMTGRVTVPVLWDKRAETIVNNESEEILRMLDTEFDAVATRDVDLYPEGYREEIDRIIDEIYEPINNGVYRTGFADSQAAYDDAVDELFDALDHWDAVLADQRYLAGDRLTEADICMFTTLVRFDEVYHTHFMCNRRLIEQYDNLWPYLRDLYQTPGVSETVNVDHIKEHYYTTHPDVSPKRIVPAGPEPDFDAPHDRDELPGEPPESLLETAD, from the coding sequence ATGAACATGCTCGTAGACGGGGAGTGGCGCACTGACGCCTATCAGACGACGAACGAGGACGGGGAGTTCGAGCGGGGCACCACGTCGTTCCGAGACCGTATCGAGGACGATCCCGACGCACGCTTCCAGCCCGAGGCCGGCCGGTATCACCTCTACGTCTGTCTGGCCTGCCCGTGGGCTCACCGAACGCTGTTGGTCCGGTCGCTGAAGGGGCTCGAAGACGCGATCTCCGTCGATTACGTCGATCCGTTCCGCGGCGACGACGGCTGGCAGTTCACGCCGGAGAAAGCCGGCTGTACCGAGGACAGCGTCAACGGCAGCGACTACCTGCGCGAGGTGTACCAGGCCGCCGACTCGGGGATGACGGGTCGCGTGACCGTTCCCGTGCTGTGGGACAAACGAGCGGAGACGATCGTCAACAACGAGTCCGAAGAGATCCTGCGGATGCTCGACACCGAGTTCGACGCGGTCGCGACCCGAGACGTGGACCTCTACCCGGAGGGCTACCGCGAGGAGATCGACCGCATCATCGACGAGATCTACGAGCCGATCAACAACGGCGTCTACCGCACCGGCTTCGCCGACAGCCAGGCGGCCTACGACGACGCCGTCGACGAACTGTTCGACGCGCTGGACCACTGGGACGCGGTGCTCGCCGACCAGCGCTACCTCGCTGGCGATCGCCTCACGGAGGCCGACATCTGTATGTTCACGACGCTGGTGCGCTTCGACGAGGTGTACCACACCCACTTCATGTGTAACCGCCGTCTCATCGAGCAGTACGACAACCTCTGGCCGTATCTGCGCGACCTGTACCAGACGCCGGGCGTGAGCGAGACGGTGAACGTGGACCACATCAAAGAGCACTACTACACGACCCACCCCGACGTGAGTCCCAAGCGGATCGTCCCGGCCGGCCCCGAGCCCGACTTCGACGCGCCCCACGACCGCGACGAACTTCCCGGCGAGCCGCCCGAGTCGCTGCTGGAAACGGCCGACTGA
- a CDS encoding 50S ribosomal protein L16, translating to MSDKPASMYREINKPSYTRREYITGIPGSKIAQHQMGNKDADPEDYPVQISLIVEEECQLRHGSMEASRLSANRHLIKEFGEGNYKMTLRKFPHQVIRENKQATGAGADRVSDGMRQAFGKIVGTAARVQANERLFTAYCEVDQAEEVKEAFRRAYNKITPPCRIKVERGEEQLIA from the coding sequence ATGTCGGACAAGCCAGCCTCGATGTACCGGGAAATCAACAAGCCCTCGTACACGCGCCGCGAGTACATCACGGGCATTCCCGGTTCGAAGATCGCACAGCACCAGATGGGTAACAAGGACGCCGACCCCGAGGACTACCCGGTCCAGATCTCCCTGATCGTCGAGGAAGAGTGCCAGCTGCGCCACGGTTCCATGGAGGCCTCGCGCCTCTCGGCGAACCGCCACCTGATCAAGGAGTTCGGCGAAGGCAACTACAAGATGACGCTGCGGAAGTTCCCCCACCAGGTCATCAGAGAGAACAAACAGGCGACCGGTGCCGGGGCCGACCGTGTCTCCGACGGCATGCGCCAGGCCTTCGGGAAGATCGTCGGCACCGCCGCCCGCGTCCAGGCCAACGAGCGTCTGTTCACGGCCTACTGCGAAGTCGACCAGGCCGAGGAAGTCAAGGAAGCGTTCCGCCGCGCGTACAACAAGATCACGCCCCCGTGCCGGATCAAGGTCGAACGCGGCGAAGAGCAGCTGATCGCGTAG
- a CDS encoding ATP-grasp domain-containing protein has protein sequence MLKLAVPTRAETFERMREPLAQRGIEVSHVRTDERTIAIADSPFDEYDAGFVFPPRLAEGGVADALLGVPWVNGREAILRSRHKGEALAHLSQAGVPTPETVVVSDPVDEADLRAAFEQFDPPVVVKPNATTRGVGVAKAHDLDSFLGVCDYLDLVHDYRATGDQSFLVQEYLPGARDYRAMVVDGEYVGAVERRLPEDALASGQWKHNVHRGAEATGVTLAPDERELVRRAAAALEIDYLGVDLLVTDDRTVVNETNARPTIDSATKYEDGFWDDVAALIEATAASQ, from the coding sequence ATGCTCAAGCTGGCCGTGCCGACGAGAGCCGAGACGTTCGAGCGCATGCGCGAGCCACTGGCCCAGCGTGGAATCGAGGTCTCGCACGTCCGGACCGACGAGCGAACGATCGCCATCGCCGACTCGCCGTTCGACGAGTACGACGCCGGCTTCGTCTTCCCACCGCGGCTCGCGGAAGGCGGCGTCGCCGACGCGCTACTGGGCGTCCCGTGGGTCAACGGCCGCGAGGCGATCTTGCGTTCCCGGCACAAGGGCGAGGCACTCGCCCACCTCTCGCAGGCCGGCGTCCCGACGCCCGAGACCGTCGTCGTCTCCGATCCGGTCGACGAAGCAGATCTCAGAGCAGCCTTCGAGCAGTTCGACCCGCCGGTGGTCGTCAAGCCCAACGCGACGACCCGCGGCGTCGGCGTCGCGAAGGCTCACGACCTCGACTCCTTTCTGGGCGTCTGCGATTACCTGGATCTGGTCCACGACTATCGGGCGACCGGCGACCAGTCGTTTCTCGTCCAGGAGTATCTCCCCGGCGCACGGGACTACCGGGCGATGGTCGTCGACGGCGAGTACGTCGGCGCGGTCGAGCGCCGCCTCCCCGAGGACGCACTTGCCAGCGGCCAGTGGAAGCACAACGTCCACCGCGGGGCCGAGGCCACCGGCGTGACGCTCGCACCCGACGAACGGGAACTGGTACGCCGAGCAGCAGCGGCGCTGGAGATCGACTATCTCGGCGTCGATCTGCTCGTGACCGACGACCGCACGGTCGTCAACGAGACCAACGCGCGCCCGACGATCGACAGCGCCACGAAATACGAAGACGGGTTCTGGGACGACGTAGCAGCGCTGATCGAAGCGACGGCAGCGAGTCAGTAG
- a CDS encoding Hsp20/alpha crystallin family protein, whose protein sequence is MRRDDRDDPFDEFFRELERMMNDVMGPEGDVHIEQGGGGSRGTDMHLDVHETDDQLRVVADVPGVDKDDIDLKCDGTVLTIEAAGTHRDYDDQITLPARVDEHSANATYNNGVLEVTFDRAEDPSDISLN, encoded by the coding sequence ATGAGACGCGACGACCGCGACGACCCCTTCGACGAGTTCTTCCGCGAGCTGGAGCGGATGATGAACGACGTGATGGGACCGGAGGGCGACGTCCACATCGAACAGGGTGGCGGCGGTTCGAGAGGCACAGATATGCACCTCGACGTACACGAGACGGACGATCAGCTCCGGGTCGTCGCCGACGTGCCGGGCGTCGACAAGGACGATATCGATCTGAAGTGTGACGGAACGGTCTTGACGATCGAGGCGGCCGGAACCCACCGCGACTACGACGACCAGATCACGCTGCCCGCCCGCGTCGACGAGCACTCCGCGAACGCGACGTACAACAACGGTGTTCTCGAAGTTACGTTCGACCGTGCAGAAGATCCCAGCGACATCAGTCTGAACTGA
- the gap gene encoding type I glyceraldehyde-3-phosphate dehydrogenase — protein MSEETVRVGVNGFGRIGRNVFRASLDNDAIEIVGINDVMEDEEMEYLAKYDSVMGRLDGASLDDGTLTVEGTDFEAGVFHETDPTQLPWEELDVDITFESTGIFRSHEDASQHLDAGADKVVISAPPKGDTPVKQLVYGVNHDEYDGEDVVSNASCTTNSITPVAKVLQDEFGIESGQLTTVHAYTGTQNLVDGPNSKPRRRRAAAENIIPTTTGAAQAATEVLPELEGKLDGMAMRVPVPDGSITEFVCTLETDATESDINAAFEAAADGELEGVLGVSDDPIVSRDVLGQPYSTMVDLENTNVVGDLVKVLTWYDNEFGFANRMLDLAAFVAE, from the coding sequence ATGAGCGAAGAAACCGTTCGCGTCGGAGTCAACGGCTTCGGCCGCATCGGTCGCAACGTGTTCCGCGCATCGCTGGACAACGACGCCATCGAGATCGTCGGCATCAACGACGTGATGGAAGACGAGGAGATGGAGTATCTCGCCAAGTACGACTCCGTCATGGGACGACTCGACGGTGCCAGCCTCGACGACGGAACTCTGACCGTCGAGGGGACCGACTTCGAGGCGGGCGTCTTCCACGAAACCGATCCAACCCAGCTCCCCTGGGAGGAACTGGACGTCGACATCACCTTCGAGTCGACCGGCATCTTCCGCAGCCACGAAGACGCGAGCCAACACCTCGACGCGGGTGCCGACAAAGTCGTCATCTCTGCACCGCCGAAGGGCGACACGCCGGTCAAACAACTCGTCTACGGCGTCAACCACGACGAGTACGACGGCGAAGACGTCGTCTCGAACGCCTCCTGTACGACAAACTCCATCACCCCGGTCGCGAAGGTACTGCAAGACGAATTCGGAATCGAGTCGGGACAGTTGACGACGGTCCACGCCTACACGGGCACCCAGAACCTCGTCGACGGCCCCAACAGCAAGCCCCGCCGTCGCCGCGCTGCGGCCGAGAACATCATCCCGACGACGACGGGCGCTGCCCAGGCCGCGACCGAAGTCCTCCCCGAACTCGAAGGGAAACTCGACGGGATGGCAATGCGCGTCCCAGTCCCCGACGGTTCGATCACCGAGTTCGTCTGTACACTCGAAACGGACGCCACCGAGAGCGACATCAACGCCGCCTTCGAGGCCGCCGCCGACGGAGAACTCGAAGGCGTACTGGGCGTCAGTGACGACCCGATCGTCTCTCGGGACGTGCTGGGCCAGCCCTACTCGACGATGGTCGACCTCGAGAACACGAACGTCGTCGGCGACCTCGTCAAAGTGCTGACCTGGTACGACAACGAGTTCGGCTTCGCCAACCGCATGCTCGACCTCGCAGCGTTCGTCGCCGAGTAA
- a CDS encoding non-histone chromosomal MC1 family protein, producing the protein MARDKDKRNFALRTQDGDETSVFSGGTPRQAALKAARRLDPADSEDDADPEEIRLREKGTHKVHIYEGWAWEEEAPDDKPGWMPGDITKGNVSKEGVEHLDEI; encoded by the coding sequence ATGGCACGCGACAAGGACAAGCGCAATTTTGCGCTCCGAACACAGGACGGTGACGAAACGAGCGTCTTCTCGGGTGGAACACCACGTCAGGCGGCACTGAAGGCCGCCCGGCGTCTCGATCCCGCCGACAGCGAAGACGACGCAGATCCCGAAGAGATTCGGCTCCGCGAGAAGGGAACCCACAAGGTCCACATCTACGAGGGATGGGCCTGGGAAGAGGAGGCTCCCGACGACAAGCCCGGCTGGATGCCGGGTGACATCACGAAAGGGAACGTCTCCAAAGAGGGCGTAGAGCACCTCGACGAGATCTAG
- a CDS encoding quinone-dependent dihydroorotate dehydrogenase, with protein MNLYDIARPLLFQLPAETAHRTVHRLLEVADETPVTELLERRYRVDDDRLAVDAFGQQFDSPVGVAAGFDKNAEIPGALGALGFGFVEVGGVTAEPQTGNARPRMFRLREDEAIINRMGLNNHGADAVGERLTATDAAVPVGVNIAKSEHVGTDDAPDDYRYTYERVADGGDFFVVNVSCPNSQGFEELQNRESMAAILGELKDAGAAPILVKLAPDLPEPAIEDALAIVRELDLDGVVATNTSTERPASLQSGHRVETGGLSGKPIEDRATQMVKFVAERVDVPVVGVGGVSSAEGAYRKIRAGATLVELYTALVYEGPTLAREINEGLVALLEADGFETIEDAVGADL; from the coding sequence ATGAACCTCTACGACATCGCACGACCGCTGTTGTTTCAGTTGCCGGCAGAGACCGCCCACCGAACGGTACACCGACTGCTCGAAGTGGCCGACGAGACGCCTGTGACGGAGTTGCTCGAACGACGGTACCGGGTCGACGACGACAGACTCGCCGTCGACGCGTTCGGCCAGCAGTTCGACAGTCCGGTCGGCGTCGCGGCGGGGTTCGACAAGAACGCCGAGATCCCCGGCGCGCTCGGTGCGCTGGGATTTGGCTTCGTCGAGGTCGGGGGCGTCACGGCCGAGCCACAGACCGGGAACGCCCGCCCCCGGATGTTCCGTCTGCGCGAAGACGAGGCGATCATCAACAGGATGGGGTTGAACAACCACGGCGCAGACGCCGTCGGCGAGCGGCTGACGGCGACGGACGCCGCGGTGCCCGTCGGCGTCAACATCGCCAAGAGCGAGCACGTCGGCACCGACGACGCACCGGACGACTACCGCTACACCTACGAGCGGGTGGCCGACGGCGGCGATTTCTTCGTCGTCAACGTCTCCTGTCCGAACTCACAGGGGTTCGAAGAGCTCCAGAACAGGGAGTCGATGGCGGCGATTCTCGGCGAGCTGAAAGACGCTGGCGCGGCTCCGATACTGGTCAAACTCGCGCCCGACCTTCCGGAGCCGGCGATCGAGGACGCGCTGGCGATCGTTCGCGAACTGGATCTCGACGGCGTCGTGGCGACTAACACCTCCACCGAGCGGCCCGCATCTCTGCAGAGCGGGCACCGCGTCGAGACCGGTGGCCTCTCGGGCAAGCCCATCGAGGATCGGGCGACGCAGATGGTCAAGTTCGTCGCCGAGCGCGTCGACGTACCGGTCGTCGGCGTGGGCGGCGTCTCCAGCGCGGAGGGTGCCTATCGGAAGATACGGGCCGGCGCGACGCTGGTCGAGCTGTACACGGCGCTGGTCTACGAGGGACCGACGCTGGCCCGAGAGATCAACGAGGGGCTGGTGGCGCTGCTCGAAGCGGACGGGTTCGAGACGATCGAGGACGCCGTCGGCGCAGATCTGTAG
- the pheT gene encoding phenylalanine--tRNA ligase subunit beta, with protein MPTVDIDPDELRELTGHGDKSDDELRDDLFSLGLEYEGETDEGHFELEFAPDRLDRLSVEGIARSLRYDYGDDRGVYVPSTNDAEWTIEVEDTPPERPYVTGAIVRGLDLDQSSLDSLIQLQEKLHATMGRKRAKGAIGVHDLTMLKGGAANVTASPPQDGAVDDLARPDADPTGEGADADSVTKTITYTGIDPDSEEFVPLEGDRAMTPAEVTETHHIGVEYADLVAEMDRVPAIYDSIGLFSFPPVINGKRTEVDTGSRDLFIEMTGTDQWTIDHMLSIVCYALDARGGTVEEVAVEYTDGAPGEYAGQSFLRPDLGTKTKTVAHDRIETILGVDLDKREIGDLADRAGLDASETDTDGVYEFEIPPYRVDVLHPIDVIDDLGRAYGFNTLEPRYPDVSTVGGRHDRSKLERATRDVLVGLGFEDLLNFYMISEEANYERLQVTPGSDVVGGGDPVTIQEPYSEDYTMLRSWALPSIMLVLENNTHRSYPQDLAEIGLAVEVDESTNTNVAEHRTVAAAVARHDASYEDAKTRLQAIAANFDTELATPPIDHPTFIDGRTAAVELDGEAVGVVGEVDPAVLVEHDLEVPVAAFEFRLDALE; from the coding sequence ATGCCAACTGTCGACATCGACCCCGACGAACTGCGCGAACTGACCGGCCACGGCGACAAGAGCGACGACGAACTCCGAGACGACCTGTTCTCGCTGGGCCTGGAGTACGAGGGCGAGACCGACGAGGGCCACTTCGAACTGGAGTTCGCCCCCGACCGGCTGGACAGACTCTCCGTCGAGGGGATCGCCCGCTCGCTGCGCTACGACTACGGCGACGACCGCGGCGTGTACGTCCCGAGCACCAACGACGCCGAGTGGACCATCGAGGTCGAAGACACGCCGCCGGAACGTCCCTACGTCACCGGCGCGATCGTCCGCGGGCTTGACCTCGACCAGTCGTCGCTGGACTCGCTGATCCAGCTCCAGGAGAAGCTCCACGCCACGATGGGGCGCAAGCGCGCCAAGGGCGCGATCGGCGTCCACGACCTGACGATGCTGAAGGGCGGCGCGGCGAACGTCACCGCCTCACCGCCACAGGACGGGGCGGTAGACGATCTCGCCCGCCCGGACGCCGACCCGACCGGTGAGGGTGCTGACGCCGACTCGGTCACGAAGACGATCACTTACACGGGCATCGACCCCGACAGCGAGGAGTTCGTCCCCCTCGAAGGCGACCGTGCGATGACCCCCGCCGAGGTGACCGAAACCCACCATATCGGCGTCGAGTACGCCGACCTCGTCGCCGAGATGGATCGCGTCCCGGCGATCTACGACTCGATCGGGCTGTTCTCGTTCCCGCCGGTCATCAACGGCAAGCGGACCGAAGTCGACACCGGCTCGCGGGACCTCTTCATCGAGATGACCGGCACCGACCAGTGGACGATCGACCACATGCTGTCGATCGTCTGTTACGCGCTCGACGCTCGCGGTGGCACCGTCGAGGAGGTCGCCGTCGAGTACACGGACGGCGCGCCCGGCGAGTACGCGGGTCAGTCGTTCCTCCGCCCGGATCTCGGGACCAAGACCAAGACCGTGGCCCACGACCGCATCGAGACGATTCTGGGCGTCGACCTCGACAAGCGCGAGATCGGCGATCTCGCCGACCGGGCCGGTCTCGACGCCAGCGAGACCGACACCGACGGCGTCTACGAGTTCGAGATCCCGCCCTACCGCGTCGACGTGCTCCACCCGATCGACGTGATCGACGACCTCGGTCGAGCCTACGGCTTCAACACGCTGGAGCCGCGGTACCCCGACGTGTCGACGGTTGGGGGCCGTCACGACCGCTCGAAGCTCGAACGGGCGACCCGAGACGTGCTGGTCGGTCTGGGCTTCGAGGACCTGCTGAACTTCTACATGATCAGCGAGGAAGCGAACTACGAGCGCCTGCAGGTGACTCCCGGCAGCGACGTCGTCGGCGGCGGCGATCCCGTGACGATCCAGGAGCCCTACAGCGAGGACTACACGATGTTGCGGTCGTGGGCGCTGCCCTCCATCATGCTCGTCCTCGAGAACAACACGCATCGCTCGTACCCACAGGACCTCGCAGAGATCGGTCTGGCTGTCGAGGTCGACGAATCGACCAACACCAACGTCGCCGAGCACCGCACGGTCGCGGCCGCGGTCGCGCGTCACGACGCCTCCTACGAGGACGCCAAGACGCGCCTGCAGGCCATCGCCGCCAACTTCGACACAGAACTCGCGACGCCGCCGATCGACCACCCGACGTTCATCGACGGCCGGACCGCGGCGGTCGAACTCGACGGCGAGGCCGTGGGCGTCGTCGGTGAGGTCGACCCGGCCGTGCTCGTCGAACACGACCTCGAAGTACCGGTGGCCGCCTTCGAGTTCCGTCTGGACGCTCTGGAGTAG
- the pheS gene encoding phenylalanine--tRNA ligase subunit alpha, whose amino-acid sequence MRLPHAQVALLEAADADDARRIDALADEAGLKPETATGAAFALEDEGLLALAEETVESATLTDEGRAYLDEGLPEVRFYRGAIDAGADDEPAEMGPVIGAAGLDGAAVDIALSNFARKGYGKIDSGAVSADPGADPDSDPEAAALAALADGESVADEDVLAQLDRRGLVEISETTVRSARLTDDGVTTLMAGVEVAETVGQVTPELLTSGEWRDVEFAEYNVEADADEVRTGKTHVLRRQAENVKDTLVGMGFQEMQGPTVDADFWINDCLFMPQDHPARNHWDRFALDQPAQIDELPAALVERVESAHREGVGPDGEGYHSPWDLDFAKALALRGHTTSLTARHLSGEALGELEPPQRFFSIEKAYRNDTLDATHLLEFFQIEGWVMAEELSVRDLMGTFTEFYEQFGITDVQFKPHYNPYTEPSFELFGRHPETGELIEIGNSGIFRPEMLEPLGVDCDVMAWGLALERLLMLVTGAEDIRDVHGTLVDLDFLRSEEVLY is encoded by the coding sequence ATGCGACTACCACACGCGCAGGTGGCCCTGCTGGAGGCTGCCGACGCAGACGACGCCAGACGTATCGACGCGCTGGCCGACGAGGCCGGCCTGAAACCGGAGACGGCGACCGGTGCCGCCTTCGCACTCGAAGACGAGGGACTGCTCGCACTCGCCGAGGAGACCGTCGAGTCCGCCACACTGACCGACGAAGGCCGTGCGTACCTCGACGAGGGGCTCCCGGAAGTTCGCTTCTACCGCGGTGCGATCGACGCCGGTGCGGACGACGAGCCCGCGGAGATGGGACCGGTCATCGGCGCGGCCGGCCTCGACGGCGCGGCCGTCGACATCGCGCTCTCGAACTTCGCGCGCAAGGGGTACGGCAAGATCGACAGCGGTGCCGTGTCGGCCGACCCCGGGGCCGATCCCGACAGCGACCCGGAGGCCGCGGCGCTGGCCGCGCTGGCGGACGGCGAGTCGGTCGCCGACGAGGACGTGCTCGCACAGCTCGACCGCCGCGGACTTGTCGAGATCTCCGAGACCACGGTCCGCTCCGCGCGGCTCACTGACGACGGTGTGACGACGCTGATGGCCGGCGTCGAAGTCGCGGAAACGGTCGGACAGGTCACCCCGGAGCTGCTGACTTCCGGGGAGTGGCGTGACGTGGAGTTCGCCGAGTACAACGTCGAGGCCGACGCCGACGAGGTCCGGACCGGCAAGACCCACGTCCTCCGCCGGCAGGCCGAGAACGTCAAAGACACGCTCGTCGGCATGGGCTTCCAGGAGATGCAGGGTCCGACGGTCGACGCGGACTTCTGGATCAACGACTGCCTGTTCATGCCACAGGACCACCCCGCGCGCAACCACTGGGACCGCTTCGCGCTGGACCAGCCGGCACAGATCGACGAGCTGCCGGCGGCCCTCGTCGAGCGCGTCGAGTCGGCCCACCGAGAGGGCGTCGGTCCCGACGGCGAGGGGTACCACTCGCCGTGGGATCTGGACTTCGCCAAGGCCCTGGCCCTGCGGGGTCACACCACGTCTCTGACTGCTCGCCACCTCTCGGGCGAAGCGCTCGGCGAGCTGGAGCCGCCCCAGCGGTTCTTCTCGATCGAGAAGGCCTACCGCAACGACACGCTGGACGCGACCCACCTGCTGGAGTTCTTCCAGATCGAGGGATGGGTGATGGCCGAGGAGCTGTCGGTCCGGGACCTGATGGGGACGTTCACCGAGTTCTACGAGCAGTTCGGCATCACCGACGTCCAGTTCAAGCCCCACTACAACCCCTACACGGAACCGAGCTTCGAGCTGTTCGGTCGCCACCCCGAGACGGGCGAACTGATCGAGATCGGCAACTCCGGAATCTTCCGACCGGAGATGCTCGAACCGCTCGGCGTCGACTGTGACGTGATGGCCTGGGGGCTGGCCCTGGAACGGCTGCTGATGCTCGTGACCGGTGCCGAGGACATCCGAGACGTCCACGGGACGCTCGTCGATCTCGACTTCCTGCGATCCGAGGAGGTGCTCTACTGA